The nucleotide sequence TCGAGCTGCGGGAAGGGTTGCAGCGGACGATCGACCACTACACCCGTATCCTTGGCGAGCCGGCGGCACGCTGAAGCGAGGCGCCGAACCGAACGCACCCGTGCAAAAGCCGGCGGCGAAGCTAGGGAGGTGACAACCAGTGCCGAGTCGCGCTGAGGTCAAGAACCTCGAGGTGATCTCGAAGGCGATCGACCAGCACAACGCCAACTGCGAGTGGCCCGCGGTCGCGATCGAGATGAATCCCTTCGAGGTCGAGCGCCTCGGCTGGGACGAAATTCGCGGCCTCCCGATCCGCCCCAACCCGAACATGGGTACCGGCACCTTCCGCATCGTTTGCGCGCGCGAAGAGGGCGAACCCGGTGAGGTCGTGGAGGCGGTTGCCGAGCAGACCGTGCCGGTCGCCGTCCCGGTCGGGCCCCAAAACAGCTGTTGCTAGATTCGAAGCGCGGTCGCCGCTGACGCGGCCGCTCGTGGTGGGCGTAGCTCAGCTGGTAGAGCTCCGGGTTGTGGTCCCGGCGGTCGCGGGTTCGAATCCCGTCGCTCACCCCTAACGTTGCGCGCCCTTAAGCGCCGCTGTGGCACTTCCCAGCGTCCGCTGCGGGCGAAGCGGTTGTTGGCCGTGGGGGACCGTCCGAGCGGTGGATATCGTCCGAGCGGTGGCGAGCGTGCTTTCCAGGGGTGCGCAAAACGCGAGGCGCTCAGCGATCGCGGCGGCGTTGCCGGTGCGCGCGATCCGCGACGAGCTCGCGCGCCGCGCGGACGCGCTGGTCGCCGAGCTTGATGGCCGGCGAGCCGAGGGGGATTGGTGACCTTTCCAATCGCGGCGGCGAGCGACGCCGCCAACGAGCTCGGCACTTTGTTCATCGTGCTTTTCGCCGCGAAACTCGGCGACGAGCTGTTTCGGCGGCTGCGCCAACCGGCGATCGTCGGCGAGATCCTCGCCGGGGTGGTGGTCGGGCCGTCGCTGCTCGGCATCGTCGAACCGAGCCGAGCGCTCGACCTTTTCGCCGAGCTCGGTGTCGTCTTTCTGCTGTTCTGGGTTGGGATTGAGACGAAGCTTTCCGAACTGCGGGCAGTCGGTCGGGCGGCGACGCTGGTGGGGGTGCTGGGCGTCGCGGTGCCGCTGCTCGGTGGGTTCGCGCTTGGCGAGGCGCTCGGTGAGTCATTTGCCACCGCCGTGTTCCTGGCCGCGGCGCTGGTCGCCACCAGCGTGGGTATCACGTCAGCAGTGCTGGTGGAGCTCGGCGCCTTGGCGCGCCCGGGCGGGCGCACGATCCTGGGCGCCGCCGTGCTCGACGACATCCTCGCGCTTTTGATCCTCGCCGTCGCCGTCGGTCTCGTCGCCGAGGGCGACTTCGACGCCACTGGCCTGGTCGTCACCGTCGTGCTGTCGCTCGCCTTCGTGGCCTTCTTCGCGCTCGGCGGCACGCGCATCGCACGGCGCTGGCCGCAGCTGCTCGAGGCACCGCGCTTCGCCGAGTCGCCGCTGTTGCCGGCCGTGCTGCTGTGCCTCGGGCTCGCCGCGTTCGCTGCCCAGATCGGGCTGGCGGCGATCGTTGGGGCCTTCCTGGCCGGGCTGATCATTGCCGAGACCAAGGAGAAGACGCCGATTGAGGGCGAGGTCGCGCCGCTCTACGCGTTCCTCGCACCGTTCTTTTTCGTCTCGATCGGGGTCGCCGTCGAACTCGATCGTCTCGCCAGCCTTGAAACGCTCGGCCTGGTGGTGCTCGTAACGCTGGTCGCCGTCGCCACCAAGTTCGCTGGCGCCTGGCTCGGGGCGCGCTCGCTCGGCAGCAAGGAAGCGACGATCGTCGGCGTGGGCATGGTGCCGCGTGGTGAGGTCGGCATCGTCGTCGCCTCGATCGGCCTCACCGAGCGCGTGATCGACCAGCAGCTGTTCGGCGTAATCGTCGCGATGTCGGTGCTGACGACGCTGATCGTGCCGCCGCTACTGCGCGCGCTCTTGCGCGGCGACCGGCACCACCTCGAGCCCGTCGGCGCCGGCGGCTAACGCCAAACGGCCGGCGACGAGGTCGCGTAGCTCATCGCCCACTAGCTCGCGTCGCCAACCCGTCGCGAGGCGCCCACCGGGCTCCTCGCCGCGGCGCACCGCGGCCACGAACGCCTGCAGCTCCGACTGGGTGGCGACCAGCTCGACGGCGATGCCGGCCTCGCGTGCCCGCTGCCGCACGAGCGCCTGGGCGAGCGAGGCGATCGGCTGCTCGGCGGGGTCGCGCTGTGGGGGCGGCGGAGGCAGTGGCGGAGCCTCGCGGTTGCGGCTGCGCTCGATCACCTCAAGCAGCTCTTGGGCGTTGCGGCCGGCGACGTGTCCGTCGAGGCCGCGCACCGTCGCGAGCTCCGCGCGGCTACGCGGGCGTCGCCGCGCCAGCTCCACCAACACGTGGTCGGCGAGCACCGAGCCGGCCGGGCGGTCGAGGAGGGCGGCCTTCTGCTCCCGCCACTCGACGAGACCGAGCGCCACTGCCCGCTGTTCGCCCGATAAGCGCCCAAGC is from Thermoleophilum album and encodes:
- a CDS encoding cation:proton antiporter, which encodes MTFPIAAASDAANELGTLFIVLFAAKLGDELFRRLRQPAIVGEILAGVVVGPSLLGIVEPSRALDLFAELGVVFLLFWVGIETKLSELRAVGRAATLVGVLGVAVPLLGGFALGEALGESFATAVFLAAALVATSVGITSAVLVELGALARPGGRTILGAAVLDDILALLILAVAVGLVAEGDFDATGLVVTVVLSLAFVAFFALGGTRIARRWPQLLEAPRFAESPLLPAVLLCLGLAAFAAQIGLAAIVGAFLAGLIIAETKEKTPIEGEVAPLYAFLAPFFFVSIGVAVELDRLASLETLGLVVLVTLVAVATKFAGAWLGARSLGSKEATIVGVGMVPRGEVGIVVASIGLTERVIDQQLFGVIVAMSVLTTLIVPPLLRALLRGDRHHLEPVGAGG